One Dermatophagoides farinae isolate YC_2012a chromosome 6, ASM2471394v1, whole genome shotgun sequence genomic window carries:
- the Mcm2 gene encoding DNA replication licensing factor Mcm2, producing MDSSSQNTDNILDRLVSPDRPFQEQTEDELMDGEYHDEVERLFNDATSEIDDSSQQQQSRRIVRDGNVRNQGDDDDEESGEELFGNDFERDYLPRPELDVYERDQLDDASYSELSADDRRAAEAELRQRDKIEGRIAGRMRRGLDIYDDESEITETADAELESAKKKKRFSRRTAEIFGELEDEDRMVESIENLEDTRGLSVRDWVVQMAPKREIFNRFKEFLINTCDERNRFIYRDKIKSMVEDNRQSFEVEYHILAAKEQILAYFLPDAPLEMFEIFNAAAKDIVLKMYPAYSRIAKEIYARISHLPLLEDIRSLRQLHLNQLVRTHGVITSATSILPQLSIAKYDCLKCHYVLGPFIQTQLSETRPGSCPECQSNGPFSLNMEETIYQNYQRITIQEAPGKVSAGRIPRSKDVILLGDLCDSCRPGDEVEVTGVYSNSYDGSLNIANGFPVFSTVILGNHVLRKDNWAAAISITDDDVVDILKLSKDYRIADRIIASMGPSIYGHKKVKRALALALFGGESKNPGDKHRIRGDINVLLCGDPGTAKSQFLKYLSKIAPRAVFTTGQGASAVGLTASVHKSPLTREWTLEAGALVLADRGVCLIDEFDKMSDQDRTSIHEAMEQQSISISKAGIVASLQARCSVIAASNPNGGRYDVGLTFAQNVDLTEPIISRFDIICPVRDVVDPYADEQLAKFVVRSHIRHHPHATEEDRQKIKDANLQDQIANLEENLEQMTSQEQMNEVTSSDLELIPQDLLRKYIIYARQRIHPRLAKIDKDKITRLYSELRRESMLTGSIPITVRHIESIIRCAEAHARMHLRDAVGENDVNIAIQTIIDSFIETQKYSVQKTMMKTFSRYFSRSNTELLFTLLRQMMHEEIVLRRNRSHRNDHNMDGDDDDFIEKVEISEPEFAKRARQLEIYHLKNLYESRSFTMQNYHYDPSRKVIVQKF from the exons ATGGATTCTTCCAGTCAAAATACGGATAATATTCTGGATAGATTAGTATCACCAGATCGTCCATTTCAAGAACAAACTGAAGATGAATTAATGGATGGTGAATATCATGATGAAGTCGAAcgattattcaatgatgctACATCTGAAATAGATGATtcttcacaacaacaacaatcaagaCGTATTGTTCGTGATGGAAATGTTCGTAATcaaggtgatgatgatgatgaagaaagtGGTGAAGAATTGTTTGGCAATGATTTTGAACGTGATTATTTGCCAAGACCTGAATTGGATGTTTATGAACGTGATCAATTGGATGATGCTTCATATTCGGAATTATCGGCCGATGATCGTCGTGCTGCTGAAGCTGAATTACGGCAACGAGATAAAATTGAAGGCAGAATTGCTGGCCGTATGAGACGTGGTCTGgatatttatgatgatgaatcggaAATTACTGAAACGGCTGATGCTGAACTAGAATcggcaaagaaaaagaaacgatTTTCAAGACGTACGGCCGAAATTTTTGGCGAATTAGAAGATGAAGATAGAATGgttgaatcgattgaaaatctCGAAGATACTCGTGGACTTTCTGTTCGTGATTGGGTCGTACAAATGGCACCGAAAcgtgaaattttcaatcgtttcaaagaatttttgatcaacaCTTGTGATGAACGTAATCGTTTTATTTATCGagataaaatcaaatcaatggtCGAAGATAATCGCCAATCATTCGAAGTGGAATATCATATTCTAGCTGCTAAAGAACAAATTCTAGCCTATTTTTTACCGGATGCACCGCttgaaatgtttgaaattttcaacgCAGCTGCCAAAGATATCGTGTTGAAAATGTATCCAGCATATAGTCGAATTGCTAAAGAAATCTATGCACGAATCAGTCATTTACCATTACTTGAAGATATACGTTCATTACGACAACTTCATCTCAATCAATTGGTTCGTACACATGGTGTAATCACATCGGCTACATCGATTCTGCCACAATTGTCTATAGCTAAATATGATTGTCTTAAATGTCATTATGTTCTTGGACCATTCATTCAGACACAATTGTCCGAAACAAGGCCTGGCTCTTGTCCAGAATGTCAAAGTAATGgtccattttcattgaatatggAAGAAACtatttatcaaaattatcaacgaATCACCATCCAGGAAGCACCGGGAAAAGTTTCTGCTGGTCGTATTCCACGATCTAAAGATGTTATTCTTTTAGGCGATCTATGTGATTCATGTCGTCCTGGTGATGAAGTAGAAGTGACTGGTGTTTATTCCAATTCCTATGATGGATCTTTGAATATTGCAAATGGATTTCCTGTTTTTTCCACCGTCATTCTTGGTAATCATGTTCTTCGTAAAGATAATTGGGCTGCAGCCATCTCCATtacggatgatgatgttgtagatattttgaaattgtcTAAAGATTATCGAATCGCTGATCGTATTATTGCATCAATGGGTCCATCGATTTATGGCCATAAAAAAGTAAAACGTGCCCTAGCATTGGCATTGTTTGGTGGTGAATCGAAAAATCCTGGTGATAAACATCGAATCAGAGGCGATATAAATGTATTGCTTTGTGGTGATCCTGGAACGGCTAAATCacaatttttgaaatatttatcCAAAATTGCTCCACGTGCCGTGTTCACTACTGGTCAAGGTGCATCGGCTGTTGGTTTGACTGCTTCGGTACACAAAAGTCCATTGACAAGAGAATGGACACTGGAAGCTGGAGCATTGGTATTGGCTGATCGTGGTGTTTGtttaattgatgaatttgataaaatgagTGATCAAGATCGAACTTCAATACATGAAGCTATGGAACAACAATCTATTTCGATTTCAAAAGCAGGCATTGTTGCTTCATTACAGGCTCGTTGTTCTGTAATAGCAGCATCGAATCCGAATGGTGGACGTTATGATGTTGGCCTTACATTTGCACAAAATGTCGACCTAACTGAACCGATTATATCACGTTTTGATATTATTTGTCCCGTAcgtgatgttgttgatccaTATGCTGATGAACAATTGGCAAAATTCGTTGTACGATCACATATTCGTCATCATCCACATGCAACCGAAGAAGATagacaaaaaatcaaagatgcTAATCTTCAAGATCAAATAGCAAATCTTGAAGAGAATTTAGAACAAATGACCAGCCAAGAACAGATGAATGAAGTTACATCATCGGATCTTGAACTGATACCACAGGATTTATTACGTAAATATATTATCTATGCAAGACAACGTATACATCCAAGATTGGCTAAAATTGATAAAGATAAAATTACACGATTATATTCAGAATTACGTCGTGAATCAATGTTGACCGGTTCGATTCCTATTACTGTACGTCATATTGAAAGTATAATTCGTTGTGCCGAAGCTCATGCTCGTATGCATCTACGTGATGCTGTCGGTGAAAATGATGTCAATATTGCCATTCAAACAATTATCGATAGTTTTATTGAAACACAAAAATATAGTgtacaaaaaacaatgatgaag ACATTTAGCCGCTATTTTTCACGTTCAAATAccgaattattattcacattgTTACGACAAATGATGCATGAAGAAATTGTTTTACGACGTAATCGATCACATCGTAATGATCACAATAtggatggcgatgatgatgattttattgaaaagGTTGAAATTAGTGAACCAGAATTTGCTAAAAGG gCACGACAATTggaaatttatcatttgaaaaatcttTATGAAAGTCGATCATTTACAAtgcaaaattatcattatgatccaTCACGTAAAGTAATTGTGCAGAAATTCTAA
- the LOC124494072 gene encoding uncharacterized protein LOC124494072, producing MKKSSSKQPSTIQDDEPEEEYDDHDDEEMDEKRKNSDLYEEVDYVDDGNEAEETTGDDEPEEDYDELENESDTAKSSIRDRISPKRMFTATKTKIQMFRHHHRISKRMIRLDLSPLQTKLKEKFKNAFPFLRRNSNPVHNDRKPGINKKKIESKKIHYKNNNNNNGRKLSTSSSTQNRQQKPLPYQQSWRRTTDQHKDNFRFATPKIPILPDDDNDDDDDDDKQDIVKKEEKPRKNIKKSTTKKKQVKKTKTKTKIISLPPKKISISSDIDEFEANFCNVTLNKIKTNKKFGEIWSKKNGWSRCHPKSPSFRISKGIVIPAINIESPVDLSTTTTSPDDDIDESTTTLPVNEEKEGDDDNDVADLELTTTEISELETTTATTTTTTTLESNEMTTEQDIDDETTISTTVATTQLTFPINSDFFINFNNFLATLGSSSTTTTMSPIFFSASPPSTTTTTTTAMAPTQTWNHVDEIPKEFLWHILKVINASKIDNYQVNPVVVDNLKNHNLNKPKSIIDKKHENVENHRNNDNDDDDDDDDGDEEEIDEELFHQIKDDNNRIDGKILVAHRFKRVCYLLLNGGKDGGNIEINQLELHICSHLIVGYARIATNGLVVAQKPLEDGERYRLATMMKIQYPKLKVMLSIGDLGGTMFSIVTSTNRTRERFIISILDICTEFNFDGIDIDWEFPGFRTPGLSRDKQNLVQFLKELRQMSKLIWPNDINNNNNRGSSSSFLISLAVGAPLMIASTSYLIPEIEKFVDFVNLMSYDFHYYRPDKPYTGHHAPLYPRSTDNAYFSTLNVAWTATYWANSGMPLRKIMIGVPTYARTYNLVVPIVQNMINLPASGPGIGKGKLNYTRVCEFLRLPGTVKQFDFHSQVPYAYNGFDWVSYENELSVATKAQWVVKTGMGGIVTFALNFDDTKGICRDDGKRFPLQKTISNVLELAAIKSYKKSLHVVKIHG from the exons atgaaaaaatcatcatcaaaacaaccGTCCACCATTCAAGATGATGAACCTGAAgaagaatatgatgatcatgatgatgaagaaatggatgaaaaaagaaaaaatagtGACCTTTATGAAGAAGTagattatgttgatgatggaaatgaaGCAGAAGAAACCaccggtgatgatgaaccagaagaagattatgatgaattagAAAATGAAAGTGATACTGCCAAATCGAGTATACGAGATCGAATATCACCAAAAAGAATGTTCACAGCAACGAAGactaaaattcaaatgtttcgacatcatcatcgtatttCAAAAAGAATGATTCGTTTAGATCTGAGTCCAttgcaaacaaaattgaaagaaaaatttaaaaatgcaTTTCCATTTCTACGAAGAAATTCAAATCCAGTTCATAATGATAGAAAACCCGGaattaataaaaagaaaattgaatccaaGAAAATCCActacaaaaacaacaacaataacaatggcCGTAAAttgtcaacatcatcatcaacacagaATCGTCAACAGAAACCATTACCATATCAACAATCATGGCGTCGTACTACTGATCAGCATAAAGATAATTTTCGATTTGCAACACCAAAAATTCCCATACTTCCAGatgacgacaatgatgatgatgatgatgatgacaaacaagATATCGttaaaaaagaagaaaaacctcgaaaaaacataaaaaaatcaacaacaaaaaagaaacaagtGAAgaagacaaaaacaaaaacaaaaatcataagTTTACCgccgaaaaaaataagtatTTCATccgatattgatgaatttgaggcaaatttttgtaatgtaacattgaataaaattaaaactaataaaaaatttggtgAAATATGGTCCAAAAAGAATGGATGGAGTCGTTGTCATCCAAAATCGCCCAGTTTTCGTATATCAAAAGGAATCGTTATTCCAGCCATTAATATTGAATCACCAGTTGATCTGTCCACAACGACTACAtcacctgatgatgatattgatgaatcaacaacaactttacctgttaatgaagaaaaagaaggtgatgatgataatgatgttgctGATCTTGAACTGACCACAACGGAAATATCAGAAttagaaacaacaacagcaacgacaacgacaacgacaacactagaatcgaatgaaatgacaACTGAAcaagatattgatgatgaaacaacaatCTCGACGACTGTGGCGACAACTCAACTTACGTTTCCAATAAattcagattttttcataaattttaataattttcttgCTACATTAGGATCCTCATCAACGACTACAACAATGTCaccgatatttttttctgcgtcaccaccatcaacaacaactacgaCTACGACTGCAATGGCACCAACACAAACATGGAATCATGTGGATGAAATTCCCAAAGAATTTTTGTGGCATATTTTAAAAGTAATTAATGCCAgcaaaattgataattatcaagTGAATCCTGTCGTAGtggataatttaaaaaatcataatttaaacaaaccaaaatcgattattgacaagaaacatgaaaatgttgaaaatcatcgaaataatgataacgatgatgatgatgatgatgatgatggtgatgaagaagaaattgatgaagaattattccatcaaatcaaagatgataataatcgtattgatggaaaaattcttgttgcACATAGATTTAAACGTGTATGTTATCTATTACTTAATGGTGGTAAAGATGGTGGtaatattgaaataaatcaattagaATTACATATTTGTTCACATCTAATTGTTGGTTATGCAAGAATTGCAACAAATGGTCTGGTTGTGGCACAAAAACCATTAGAAGATGGTGAACGTTATCGACTGGctacaatgatgaaaattcaatatccAAAACTAAAAGTGATGCTTTCTATTGGTGATCTTGGTGGTACAATGTTTTCCATTGTTACCAGTACGAATCGTACACGTGAACGTTTCATAATATCCATATTAGATATTTGTACGGAATTTAATTTCGATGGCATCGATATTGATTGGGAATTTCCAGGGTTTCGTACACCAGGTTTATCGCGTGATAAACAGAATCTGGTACAATTTCTTAAAGAACTACGACAAATGTCTAAATTAATTTGGCCAAatgatattaataataataataatcgaggatcatcatcatcatttttaatatcATTGGCTGTTGGTGCACCATTAATGATTGCTAGTACATCGTATTTAATACCAGAAATTGAAAA atttgttgattttgtcaatttaatgtcatatgattttcattattatcgaccAGATAAACCATATACTGGTCATCATGCTCCATTATATCCACGATCTACGGATAATGCATATTTCAGCACGTTGAATGTG GCATGGACAGCAACATATTGGGCAAATAGTGGAATGCCATTacgaaaaataatgattggtGTACCGACATATGCACGAACTTATAATCTAGTGGTTCCTATCGTACAGAATATGATCAATTTACCGGCTAGTGGACCTGGAATCGGAAAaggaaaattaaattatacacgtgtttgtgaatttttaAGGCTACCTGGAACAGttaaacaatttgatttccATAGCCAAGTTCCATATGCATACAATGGTTTTGATTGGGTTTCATATGAGAATGAATTATCCGTCGCTACAAAAGCTCAATGGGTAGTGAAAACTGGAATGGGTGGCATCGTAACATTTGCActgaattttgatgatacaaAAG GTATATGTCGAGATGATGGAAAACGATTTCCattacaaaaaacaatttcaaatgtgTTGGAATTAGCAGCGATAAAATCGTATAAAAAATCTTTGCATGTTGTAAAAATTCATGGATAA
- the LOC142597591 gene encoding uncharacterized protein LOC142597591 — protein MVLGLLTGSMPMLVSLLFMQGITLTMWRSFLDKAIPNLNNDKLRRGFQQMMPTTVQSANSLQSIPQSPSSTDQFSTPSTSSSSMIMDQSSNNGNSITNSLQLLANLDPRIVQLLAQVSGGGGQTQPSQQQSNSITQTIAPSPLSSPIDQMNILNSLATLLRSSAPSSMSMPQSNQQIPLSLLLQNSQPMQQQYQYLQQQQQQYTPIIDPNNPNIKYYEVSSSNPPGQIDGQIIQYEQEP, from the exons ATGGTCCTAGGATTGTTAACGGGCTCAATGCCAATGCttgtatcattattatttatgcaAGGAATCACATTGACAATGTGGCGATCATTTCTGGATAAAGCAATACCAAAtctaaataatgataaattacgTAGAGGTTTCCAACAGATGATGCCTACTACTGTTCAATCAGCAAATTCATTGCAATCGATTCCTCAATCGCCATCATCGACAGATCAATTTTCgacaccatcaacatcatcatcatcaatgattatggatcaatcatcaaataatggtAATTCAATAACGAATAGTCTACAATTATTGGCTAATCTTGATCCAAGAATTGTTCAATTACTTGCTCAAGtaagtggtggtggtggtcaaaCACAaccatcacaacaacaatcgaattcAATCACACAAACAATAGCGCCATCGCCACTATCGTCACCTATTGATCagatgaatattttgaattcattggcAACATTGTTACGATCATCAGCGCCGTCATCGATGTCAATGccacaatcaaatcaacaaataccgttatcattgttattgcaAAATTCTCAACCAATGCAGcaacaatatcaatatttgcaacaacagcaacaacaatatacaCCAATTATAGATCCAAATAATCCGAATATTAAATATTATgaagtttcatcatcaaatccaCCTGGTCAAATCGATGgacaaataattcaatatgaaca Agagccatga
- the LOC124493507 gene encoding uncharacterized protein LOC124493507: MSTVAKAWKVIKPHVPLIHFKKGGHPTNQTHGSMAAVSATTTTTTTKTTTTTMSLMDDTQLPARFQRKPISELEMQLIETGGVPL; encoded by the exons atgagcACTGTGGCTAAAGCTTGGAAg GTTATCAAACCTCATGTGcctttgattcattttaaaaaaggAG GTCATCcaacaaatcaaacacatGGATCGATGGCAGCCGTATCggcaacgacgacgacaacaacaacaaaaacaacaaccacgaCAATGTCATTGATGGATGATACACAATTACCGGCACGATTTCAACGTAAACCAATCAGTGAATTGGAAATGCAGCTGATTGAG aCCGGTGGTGTACCATTATGA
- the LOC124493516 gene encoding RAB6A-GEF complex partner protein 2, which yields MIEIQAKLLRGPVYFVQETVQCLITLKNIPRTNENISTPNGLIGGQKNTSDNNNSIERICWANVQLHCFCTVDESLIDCRRIIEENLDSKLINHNGNYMKNNYTKRNSIALETYSSNDTSFHESLVRGERGIIIYASKPKILFCDLQLEPQQSQTFIYTETLPSNLNPSYSSNRLKYYYKLCIGAQRIGSPIYLLKIPIRLLTIDGFPSSSSTTTNPDQRTLNGTVNEMDDDDNKSLTSTNSTSLTFDDESKDYGTSLDIALHRIEYLVGHRIPHNFNITSSFGRVAKFFIFKTVYRLGEDIIGLFDFTEGLVKCIRYSVILQSEEKISEHYLVHSSSSSSTTTSTTAKKSKINLTNHTRFHECCLNMNHSPMILPIPFTLTPSFANDLISLKWNLHFSFVIENNNQKSTNTSINLCTETEDGRQTLAPRQLQVQVMTWDFPIKIVATYPAHVAKGFQMASIGTLNI from the coding sequence atgattgaaattcaagCCAAACTTTTACGTGGTCCTGTATATTTTGTCCAAGAAACTGTCCAATGTTTaattacattgaaaaatattccacgaacaaatgaaaatatttccaCACCAAATGGTCTGATTGGTGGCCAAAAAAATActagtgataataataattccattGAAAGAATCTGTTGGGCCAATGTACAACTACATTGTTTCTGTACTGTGGATGaatcattgatcgattgtCGGCGAattattgaagaaaatcTTGATagtaaattaatcaatcataatggaaattatatgaaaaataattacaCGAAACGAAATTCAATTGCATTGGAAACCTATTCATCCAATGATACTTCATTCCATGAATCATTGGTCCGTGGTGAACGTGGTATCATTATTTATGCATCGAaaccaaaaattttattctgcGATCTACAGCTAGAACCACAACAAAGTCAAACATTTATCTATACGGAAACATTGCCTTCGAATCTTAATCCTTCATATTCCAGTAATAGATTGAAATATTATTACAAACTGTGTATCGGTGCTCAACGTATTGGTTCACCAATTTATCTATTGAAAATACCGATTCGTTTATTGACAATAGATggatttccatcatcatcatcaacgacaacaaaccCGGATCAACGTACATTGAATGGTACggtgaatgaaatggatgatgatgataataaaagcTTGACCAGTACGAATAGTACTTCACTTACGTTTGACGATGAATCCAAAGATTATGGTACATCATTGGATATTGCATTACATCGTATTGAATATCTTGTTGGACATCGTATACCTcataatttcaatataacCAGTTCGTTTGGTAGAGTggccaaatttttcatatttaaaaCTGTTTATCGTCTCGGTGAAGATATTATCGGCCTGTTTGATTTCACCGAAGGTCTAGTTAAATGTATACGTTATTCAGTGATATTAcaaagtgaagaaaaaatttctgaacATTATCtggttcattcatcatcatcatcatcgacgacGACATCGACAACggcaaaaaaatcaaaaattaatctTACAAATCATACACGTTTTCATGAATGTTGTTTAAATATGAATCATTCGCCAATGATATTACCGATACCATTTACATTGACACCATCATTTGCAAATGATTTAATTTCCTTAAAATGGAATTTACATTTTAGTTttgtaattgaaaataataatcaaaaatcaacaaatacaTCGATTAATTTATGTACAGAAACTGAAGATGGCCGACAAACATTGGCACCAAGACAATTACAAGTACAAGTAATGACATGGGattttccaatcaaaattGTTGCTACATATCCAGCACATGTGGCCAAAGGATTTCAAATGGCTTCTATTGGGacattgaatatttga
- the Mat1 gene encoding CDK-activating kinase assembly factor, giving the protein MDKETRCPNCGTTKYANVNLRMMVNVCGHSLCESCVELLFVKGAAKCPTCQVLLKRVQFRIQLYDDETVEKDLEIRRRLIKDLSLKEDDFETLREYNDYLELFETFVYNLANNIDVTETNRLIEQFKSDNAAKLAKSRNKISKDMELIQQLLEEELMEQGNRSMMSVDNDDDMNLAAKKVAQYKENLLDALVHSDMPAEIILRTHQKQAENELAAIDEMEQKRQQDALRMKRQQMNKQKIITSTGVRLGQNAKIVFDKEFNEIQGERFVYTPIKMPNAGPQCPTPGTIERKQYMQHVRMAGPSELAAGFFPIYPCQRALQEAIMDLTFIPRTMESN; this is encoded by the coding sequence atggatAAAGAAACAAGATGTCCAAATTGTGGTACAACCAAATATGCCAATGTCAATCTACGTATGATGGTAAATGTTTGTGGCCATTCACTGTGTGAATCATGTGTTGAATTGTTGTTCGTCAAAGGAGCGGCTAAATGTCCAACTTGTCAAGTATTATTGAAACGTGTTCAATTTCGAATTCaactttatgatgatgaaacggTGGAAAAAGATCTTGAAATTCGTCGTCGTTTAATCAAAGATTTAAGTCTAAAAgaagatgattttgaaacaCTTAGagaatataatgattatcttgaattatttgaaacatttgtcTATAATTTAGCCAATAATATCGATGTAACGGAAACAAATCGTCTGATAGAACAATTTAAATCGGATAATGCTGCGAAATTGGCTAAAAgtagaaataaaatttccaaaGATATGGAACTGATACAACAATTACTTGAAGAAGAATTAATGGAACAAGGTAATCGTTCAATGATGTCGGtggataacgatgatgatatgaatctTGCTGCGAAAAAAGTAGCAcaatataaagaaaatttattggaTGCATTAGTTCATTCGGATATGCCTGCAGAAATAATATTGCGTACACATCAAAAACAAGCAGAAAATGAATTGGCCGCAATCGatgaaatggaacaaaaacgacaacaagaCGCATTACGTAtgaaacgacaacaaatgaataaacaaaaaatcatcacatcaaCCGGTGTTCGTTTAGGACAGAATGCGAAAATTGTATTCGATaaagaattcaatgaaattcaagGTGAACGTTTTGTTTACACGCCAATTAAAATGCCAAATGCTGGTCCACAATGTCCAACACCGGGAACAATCGAACGGAAACAATATATGCAACATGTCCGAATGGCTGGACCATCAGAATTGGCTGctggtttttttcccatcTATCCATGTCAACGTGCACTACAAGAAGCTATTATGGATCTGACATTTATACCACGTACAATGGAATCTAATTAA
- the LOC124493518 gene encoding uncharacterized protein LOC124493518 — MEMHMNYLKIRPVISIFYTAFNNFMQRFYYFSSIMFLSSYSPKKFDSIYDYYMSIYALKTIDNDYSAFTFPIRERIRFTITVFITFYYSTLAFEFIDYPESIRFIVGDVFVILVNISEIAIIHLSFLLIFCIIMLWFTSYYTYNCRKSLEFRTMIQCWNEIDHNNRILFTIPRKFSEYSLSTLILFDYGRLIIRKNFSNYKYSFIYLNQYAQPCHLLLSFCIQFFKFNNISLRTRQIWQIICQTICFHLYCISINLFIIFYMPIFLGCFTFISLMKISKQLIRDIDNCLAIYQSNIIRSRSLIKIVQQNRIETRLIHSFSLYTRLIVLIECIQKYASKLILLALITGFISSQFTLHLINQMTNGQFFFLIMLYYMLIVEYSVLILLMFIISKFNQQMNQIQSSLQKTAIVMNDGDNGTINFKLQIMNFYERIIHHKTPWGMRIGPTAVLTKFVFIKLIIFYGRFTMLSSKLFV, encoded by the exons ATGGAAATGCAtatgaattatttgaaaattcgtCCGGTTATATCCATTTTCTACACGgctttcaataattttatgcaacgtttttattatttttcatcgataatgTTTTTAAGTTCatattcaccaaaaaaattcgattcaatctatgattattatatgtcCATTTATGCATTGAAAACAATCGACAATGATTATTCTGCATTTACATTTCCAATCAGAGAAAGAATACGTTTTACTATTACCGTATTTAtaacattttattattcaacactggcttttgaatttattgattatccAGAATCAATTCGTTTCATCGTTGGTGatgtttttgtcattttggtTAATATTAGTGAAATAGCTATCATACatttatcgtttttgttAATATTTTGTATAATAATGTTATGGTTTACATCATATTATACATATAATTGTAGAAAATCATTAGAATTTCGTACAATGATACAATGTTGGAATGAAATTGACCACAATAACCGGATTCTGTTTACGATACCGAGAAAATTTTCTGAATATTCCTTATCCACATTGATTCTATTCGATTATGGCCGTTTGataattagaaaaaatttttccaattataAATACTCATTCATctatttgaatcaatatgCACAACCTTGTCATC ttttactttcattttgcattcaattctttaaatttaataatatatCCCTACGTACTAGACAGATATGGCAGATAATTTGTCaaacaatttgttttcatctttATTGCATAAGtataaatttattcatcattttctataTGCCAATATTTCTTGGCTGCTTCACTTTCATAtcgttgatgaaaatatccAAACAATTGATCCGTGATATCGATAATTGTCTAGctatttatcaatcaaacattatCAGATCAAGATCTCTGATTAAAATTGTACAACAAAATCGTATCGAAACacgattgattcattcattttcattatatacaCGTTTAATCGTATTGATTGAATGCATACAAAAATATGCATCGAAATTAATTCTATTGGCATTGATCACTGGATTCATATCCAGCCAATTTACATTgcatttaatcaatcaaatgacaaatggtcaattttttttcctaatcATGTTGTACTATATGTTGATTGTAGAATATTCAGTTCTCATATTGTTAATGTTTATTAtatcaaaatttaatcaacaaatgaatcaaatccaGTCATCATTGCAAAAAACTGCCATtgtaatgaatgatggtGACAATGGTAcgatcaattttaaattacagataatgaatttttatgaaAGAATCATCCACCATAAAACACCATGGGGTATGCGTATTGGGCCAACAGCTGTATTGacgaaatttgttttcattaag TTAATCATTTTCTATGGCCGTTTTACAATGCTTTCCAGCAAATTGTTTGTATAA